The Toxoplasma gondii ME49 chromosome XII, whole genome shotgun sequence genome includes a region encoding these proteins:
- a CDS encoding hypothetical protein (encoded by transcript TGME49_217520~Signal peptide predicted by SignalP 2.0 HMM (probability 0.884) with cleavage site probability 0.440 at residue 16), translating into MMKVQSLLLTFLLSLTVNRRPDGYLFAKVVIVTGVSLRNLAGQSGVRNSSKSPKVFTASQEVGDDGDIKSSGLPKTVTDVFDAEYSQSSGGNSLHQAMLKQTGEMCKGCSCIEPMTTKTITVFVFHFLKKAVLC; encoded by the exons ATGATGAAGGTACAGTCACTTTTACTGACCTTCCTTCTGAGTTTGACGGTGAACCGAAGGCCAGATGGATATCTCTTTGCGAAGGTCGTCATCGTTACAGGCGTCTCTCTACGAAACCTTGCTGGCCAATCCGGTGTACGCAATTCGAGCAAGTCACCTAAAGTGTTCACCGCTTCACAGGAAGTGGGAGATGATGGAGATATAAAGAGTTCCGGGTTACCGAAG ACCGTTACGGACGTTTTCGACGCTGAGTACAGTCAGTCCTCTGGAGGAAACAGTCTTCATCAAGCCATGCTCAAGCAGACTGGAGAAATGTGCAAGGGCTGTTCTTGCATCGAGCCCATGACAACCAAGACCATAACGGTCTTCGTGTTTCACTTCTTGAAAAAAGCGGTTTTGTGCTGA
- a CDS encoding hypothetical protein (encoded by transcript TGME49_217530~Signal peptide predicted by SignalP 2.0 HMM (probability 0.998) with cleavage site probability 0.788 at residue 23): MPSWWRVFPLCNLLLLLLSGVTQQCGPRHVLGSEQFDGGWRAYPSKIDRYVAQMERFIEKEPAGDLISFISDKADPINKRELMYATLIFGRKHGGPEIRPGVRHTLTSFYRSLATKLNIPKSEVQKMKEEVAKQLSAAVAERDLELERKRQHVQEERQSRQRLRYSSHKLSTGSSASRGPEDGAVWRPPSLSPTTADVFEDGEDSGHTRDVPDSLRQSPALGTKNLDDVESGARSSSRVGQTGRPPQTGAESPPEGPSRPSYLSEGWAAVRKHRKGILAAVAAAAVAAGLFGAVRRMKPWKGIAGSRAFSWNESTCRLALKVDMARRLNAMGAVADVVRVQANNSQGNLEVTYREKPAFVSSKGGHLIDPIKYYLSLGHALTTRKEAFAVPTSCVASRSSTYLVTRNGNDINGVIVDLDFRPAPFAVPREVVTKEEVEHLLQTMSESDSEWTLYFNCTLHLTVASDSLVGPPVVLVDPAIGAVELGNSISQNKTFEIPLRCLARNPNEVKYMSLERDINGTSMTDLILIMEEAGDAEREAWTEIPKRADVQTGDDISFLLEEERDDKSAEALFKINR; encoded by the exons ATGCCATCTTGGTGGCGGGTGTTCCCGCTATGCAACTTGCTGCTGCTTCTACTTTCCGGAGTTACGCAGCAATGCGGGCCTC GGCATGTATTAGGGTCCGAACAATTTGACGGGGGATGGCGTGCATACCCCTCGAAAA TTGACCGTTATGTTGCTCAAATGGAAAGATTTATCGAGAAGGAACCAG CGGGTGATCTGATTTCGTTCATCAGTGACAAAGCTGACCCGATCAATAAAAGAGAACTCATGTATGCCACCCTTATTTTCGGAAGGAAACATGGTGGTCCAGAAATAAGACCCGGAGTGAGGCACACGCTGACCTCTTTCTACCGAAGCCTCGCGACAAAGCTCAACATTCCCAAGT CCGAGGTACAAAAAATGAAGGAAGAGGTGGCCAAGCAACTTTCTGCCGCAGTCGCAGAAAGGGACCTcgaactggagagaaagagacagcacgTCCAAGAAGAACGGCAGTCTCGACAGAGATTGAGATATTCTTCTCATAAATTATCAACCGGCTCCTCTGCATCCCGTGGTCCTGAGGATGGTGCCGTATGGCGTCCTCCGTCTCTATCCCCCACAACAGCTGATGTATTCGAGGATGGAGAAGACAGTGGGCACACGAGAGATGTTCCAGACAGCCTGCGACAGTCGCCCGCTCTTGGTACAAAAAACCTTGATGACGTTGAAAGCGGCGCGCGAAGTTCCAGCCGTGTTGGTCAGACGGGTAGACCTCCTCAAACAGGTGCCGAGTCACCGCCGGAGGGACCTAGCAGGCCATCCTATTTATCGGAGGGGTGGGCAGCCGTCCGTAAGCATAGGAAGGGAATCCTGGCGGCCGTTGCCGCTGCCGCGGTTGCTGCAGGTTTGTTTGGCGCAGTCAGGAGGATGAAACCATGGAAAGGAATAGCAGGGTCACGAGCATTTTCATGGAATGAATCGACATGCCGACTTGCGCTGAAGGTAGACATGGCGCGTCGCTTGAACGCAATGGGAGCAGTGGCCGATGTGGTCCGCGTTCAAGCAAATAATTCTCAAGGAAATCTTGAAGTGACCTATAGAGAGAAACCGGCTTTCGTCAGCTCAAAAGGAGGGCATTTGATTGATCCGATCAAATACTACCTTTCCCTAGGACATGCTTTGACAACTAGGAAAGAAGCATTCGCGGTTCCAACCAGTTGCGTAGCTTCCCGGTCCTCGACGTACCTAGTTACCAGGAATGGGAACGATATCAACGGTGTCATCGTGGATTTGGATTTCCGTCCGGCACCATTTGCAGTCCCGAGAGAGGTTGTTACcaaagaagaagtcgagcaTCTGTTACAAACAATGAGCGAATCCGACAGCGAATGGACCCTTTATTTCAACTGCACCCTCCATCTTACTGTTGCAAGCGATAGCTTGGTAGGACCGCCCGTTGTTCTAGTCGATCCTGCGATTGGAGCGGTAGAGCTTGGAAATAGTATCTCGCAGAACAAAACGTTTGAAATCCCCCTTCGCTGCCTAGCGCGTAATCCGAATGAGGTGAAATACATGTCTCTGGAACGGGATATCAATGGTACCAGCATGACTGACCTTATTTTGATCATGGAAGAAGCAGGTGACGCGGAGAGGGAGGCATGGACAGAAATCCCCAAGCGAGCCGACGTGCAAACCGGAGATGATATATCTTTTCTTTtagaagaggaaagagacgacaaAAGTGCTGAAGCCTTGTTTAAGATCAACAGATGA
- a CDS encoding RNA recognition motif-containing protein (encoded by transcript TGME49_217540), whose translation MFGGDRSAAGGGGSGRIYIGSLPGEYTDKDVEREFEKFGKIIKLEFKRTVSGAGYCFLEYADPRDARDAIAQLHGRPPPGMRGAAPLRVEIPLARSSRPDGFGEEALPRGLAGRRGRFVLEVRGLPPSGSWQDLKDHFRGIGDVGFAEVRKDPDAPDSVMGKVSFFSKRDMMEAIEVLDGSTFRSHEGEKSRISVREKRAPGGRGGRSDDAHDAAAYDTDARGGRRTKYGSLYESSNGGYSTGGADAYRNSIEMMDPSSRGRSGGPGAGGYYGLHPTGSPSPPRGHAAYTENNRRGRSRSGERGPPTRGAYGAYGPPASYYDRIGTSPRCPRLSMERGSRRFDDWTDRRRC comes from the exons ATGttcggcggagacagaagcgccgCCGGAGGTGGTGGCAGCGGACGAATATACATCGGAAGCTTACCCGGAGAGTATACGGACAAAGATGTGGAGCGCGAGTTCGAAAAGTTCGGAAAGATCATCAAACTTGAATTCAAACGAACG GTGTCAGGTGCCGGGTACTGTTTCTTAGAGTACGCGGATCCGCgggacgcgagagacgcaaTTGCTCAGCTGCACGGTCGGCCGCCCCCAGGCATGCGCGGCGCAGCGCCTCTGCGCGTGGAAATTCCCCTAGCGCGTTCAAGCCGCCCTGATGGTTTTGGGGAAGAAGCGTTGCCGCGAGGTCTGGCTGGTCGCCGCGGCCGTTTCGTGCTGGAAGTTCGGGGGCTCCCGCCGTCTGGAAGTTGGCAAGACCTGAAGGACCATTTTCGGGGCATTGGCGATGTCGGTTTCGCAGAGGTCAGGAAGGATCCGGATGCGCCTGATTCAGTCATGGGGAAGGTgagcttcttctcgaaaCGGGACATGATGGAGGCCATAGAAGTGCTGGATGGCAGCACTTTCAGGTCTCATGAGGGGGAGAAATCCAGAATCAGCGTgcgcgagaagcgagcgcCCGGAGGCCGTGGAGGACGCTCCGATGACGCTCACGACGCAGCAGCTTATGACACAGATGCTCGCGGTGGCCGTAGGACCAAGTACGGCAGTCTTTATGAATCCAGCAATGGAGGATACTCCACAGGTGGCGCGGACGCGTACCGCAATAGCATCGAAATGATGGACCCCTCGAGCAGAGGTCGTTCCGGCGGCCCAGGTGCCGGAGGCTACTACGGACTTCATCCCACTGGGAGCCCGTCGCCACCTCGCGGGCACGCCGCGTACACCGAAAACAACCGAAGGGGACGGAGCAGAAGCGGGGAACGAGGTCCACCAACCAGAGGTGCTTATGGAGCCTATGGTCCACCAGCTAGCTACTACGATCGGATCGGGACGAGTCCGCGCTGTCCTAGGCTCAGCATGGAACGTGGAAGCAGGCGATTCGACGACTggacagacagaaggcgatGCTGA
- a CDS encoding hypothetical protein (encoded by transcript TGME49_217550), with protein sequence MSLFHNYSVSHRGSRSRETAGICCGSEVTSTWLICRLTLMQKMASSSQASALSSDKQQDVSGQAAGTESPSGQDKTVQGALVHPRAVLKGNVELNDGCCIGVATVIDGGQGGISFGKNTVVEDRVQITNSNPTRMTIGSYTWIEDHAVLRNVQKVGDYVRIEAAAQVVDCEELGNGCTVTQGVQVKSRGAIGPQTVIFGEVGRMAHDPSSMMRHAASVAAYLPGHQRLLENHV encoded by the exons ATGAGTTTGTTTCACAATTACAGCGTATCTCATCGTGGTTCACGCAGCCGTGAGACCGCGGGGATTTGTTGTGGAAGCGAGGTCACGTCCACGTGGTTGATCTGTCGGCTAACC CTGATGCAGAAAATGGCCTCCTCAAGCCAAGCAAGTGCCCTCTCGAGTGACAAGCAACAAGACGTGTCTGGTCAAGCTGCGGGAACGGAATCTCCCAGCGGTCAGGACAAAACGGTGCAAGGGGCTCTCGTTCATCCCCGGGCTGTCCTGAAGGGCAATGTGGAACTAAACGACGGCTGCTGCATTGGAGTAGCTACAGTTATCGATGGAGGACAAGGCGGGATTTCTTTCGGAAAGAACACTGTTGTCGAGGATCGCGTCCAGATCACAAACAG CAATCCGACGCGTATGACCATTGGAAGTTACACTTGGATCGAGGACCACGCTG TCCTGCGAAACGTTCAGAAGGTGGGGGATTATGTCCGTATCGAAGCAGCAG CCCAAGTTGTTGATTGTGAAGAACTCGGAAACGGCTGCACCGTGACTCAAGGAGTCCAAGTGAAATCCAGAGGGGCGATAGGACCCCAAACCGTTATATTCGGGGAGGTGGGACGCATGGCCCACGATCCTTCTTCTATGATG AGGCACGCGGCGTCCGTGGCGGCGTATCTTCCGGGTCACCAGCGGTTGCTGGAGAATCATGTTTAA
- a CDS encoding hypothetical protein (encoded by transcript TGME49_217555), translating to MHRLHILHRQVNTMMMNNDPSPARTGSAQKCCCSFCKKERTEAASRESGGSGVSERQEREAPPAQDSADDPYSAMLSRQGRTSAPRVGGCPFAGMMSTGVCPVTGKHA from the exons ATGCACAGACTGCATATACTTCACCGCCAGGTCAACACTATGATGATGAACAACGACCCTAGTCCTGCGCGCACTG GAAGTGCCCAGAAATGTTGCTGCAGTTTCTGCAAGAAAGAACGTACAGAAGCAGCAAGTCGCGAATCCGGTGGATCCGGTGTATCTGAACGCCAAGAACGTGAAGCTCCCCCAGCCCAGGACAGTGCAGACGACCCGTATAGTGCAATGCTGAGCCGACAAGGACGAACGAGCGCTCCACGTGTGG GTGGGTGCCCCTTTGCTGGCATGATGTCGACAGGCGTTTGCCCCGTCACGGGGAAACACGCTTAG